A part of Hippea maritima DSM 10411 genomic DNA contains:
- a CDS encoding ACT domain-containing protein: MKRIRQISVFVENRPGRLLEVVELLGKHDINIKALSLADSSDFGIVRLVVKGTDEAIKVLRDNGFTISETNIIACIIDDKPGALAKILRTLANNQINIEYMYGFASPIQGKAVMVFKFSELDKAEKILEENGVQTLTQEEIREI; encoded by the coding sequence ATGAAAAGGATCAGGCAAATTTCAGTCTTTGTAGAGAACAGGCCAGGCAGATTATTGGAGGTTGTGGAGCTTTTAGGAAAACACGATATAAACATAAAGGCTCTTTCTTTGGCAGATTCAAGCGACTTCGGCATAGTTAGACTTGTAGTTAAAGGAACAGATGAGGCAATAAAGGTATTGAGGGACAACGGCTTTACTATCAGTGAAACAAATATCATAGCATGTATTATAGATGATAAACCCGGTGCCCTGGCCAAAATTCTAAGGACATTGGCAAACAACCAGATAAATATTGAATATATGTATGGATTTGCATCACCTATCCAGGGAAAAGCTGTTATGGTATTTAAATTCTCAGAGTTGGATAAAGCAGAAAAGATATTAGAGGAAAATGGCGTTCAAACGCTAACACAAGAAGAAATCAGAGAAATTTAA
- a CDS encoding phenylacetate--CoA ligase family protein yields the protein MIYDDELETLPKEALEALQLKRLQSMVERVYNLVPFYRRKFDEVGVKPEDIKTLNDLKKLPFTTKQDLRDNYPFGLFTIPLEQVVRVHASSGTTGKPTVVGYSKRDIEVWSNLMARSFAAAGVERGDVIQNAYGYGLFTGGLGAHYGGEKLGATVIPISGGNTKKQIMIMKDFSSTVLTATPSYTLYLAETIRDMGIERNELKLRIGILGAEPWSEEMRKMIEEKLGIDAIDIYGLSEIMGPGVAIECKEAKHGLHIWEDAFIPEIIDPETGEVLPDGEEGELVITTIMKEAMPLVRYRTKDITRIIKEPCICGRTHRRIERIKGRSDDMLIIRGVNIFPSQIEALLMETEGVEPHYQLIVDRVNNLDTLEVKVEVSEKLFSDEIKHLQKLKERIEKDIKDLYGITVKVTLTEPKSLQRFEGKAKRVIDKRKI from the coding sequence ATGATTTATGATGATGAGCTTGAAACTTTACCAAAAGAGGCATTGGAAGCCTTACAACTAAAAAGGCTTCAAAGCATGGTCGAAAGGGTCTACAATCTTGTACCATTTTACAGAAGAAAATTTGATGAGGTCGGTGTCAAGCCAGAAGACATAAAAACACTAAATGATTTAAAAAAGCTCCCGTTTACAACAAAACAAGACTTAAGAGACAACTATCCATTTGGGTTATTTACCATTCCCCTTGAGCAAGTTGTAAGGGTTCATGCATCAAGTGGCACAACAGGAAAACCCACGGTAGTTGGATATTCAAAGAGGGATATAGAGGTATGGTCAAACCTTATGGCACGGTCTTTTGCTGCAGCAGGTGTAGAAAGAGGTGATGTAATACAGAATGCATACGGCTACGGTCTGTTCACGGGTGGTTTGGGTGCCCATTACGGGGGTGAAAAACTTGGAGCTACGGTTATACCAATATCAGGTGGCAACACAAAAAAACAAATAATGATTATGAAAGATTTTAGCTCAACTGTATTAACAGCCACACCGTCATACACCCTCTATTTAGCTGAAACTATAAGAGATATGGGTATTGAAAGGAACGAGTTAAAGCTCAGGATAGGCATCTTGGGTGCTGAGCCCTGGAGTGAAGAGATGCGCAAGATGATTGAGGAGAAATTAGGCATAGATGCTATTGATATCTACGGATTAAGTGAAATCATGGGGCCTGGCGTGGCTATAGAATGCAAAGAAGCAAAGCATGGTTTGCATATTTGGGAAGATGCATTTATCCCTGAAATAATAGATCCAGAAACTGGAGAGGTTCTACCAGATGGCGAAGAGGGGGAACTCGTTATAACAACAATAATGAAAGAGGCAATGCCTCTGGTTCGTTACAGAACTAAGGATATCACACGCATCATAAAAGAACCGTGCATCTGCGGCAGAACCCACAGGCGCATAGAGAGAATTAAAGGCAGAAGCGACGATATGCTCATCATACGCGGTGTAAACATCTTCCCAAGTCAAATTGAAGCACTGTTAATGGAAACAGAGGGGGTAGAGCCCCATTATCAGTTAATAGTCGATAGGGTAAACAACTTAGATACATTAGAGGTTAAGGTGGAGGTAAGCGAGAAGCTATTCTCCGATGAAATAAAACACCTGCAAAAGCTAAAAGAGAGAATAGAAAAAGACATTAAAGACCTATACGGTATAACAGTAAAGGTAACATTAACAGAGCCAAAAAGTCTTCAGAGATTTGAAGGCAAGGCAAAAAGGGTCATAGATAAAAGAAAGATTTAG
- the ilvA gene encoding threonine ammonia-lyase, biosynthetic: MDDIFRLILTARVYDIVKETPLDYAANLSKKLNNKILLKREDLQDVFSFKIRGAYNKIVHLSGNEKKKGVIAASAGNHAQGVALSAKKLGIKAVIVMPETTPQIKVNAVKRHGAEVVLKGDNYSEAYEYCKTLIRETGLVYIPPFDDELVIAGQGTIGHEIIRQTTKEDVYAIFVPVGGGGLIAGIATFIKNVYPNIKIIGVEPTESNAMYLSLKENHRIVLDRVGIFADGVAVKEVGELTFEKAKQYVDEVILVNVDEIASSIKDIYYDTRNIVEPAGALAVAGIKKYIKEHNLKNKTFIAINSGANMNFDRLSYVAERAVIGEHQEALYAVKIPEEPGEFKKFCQTVVQDKNVSEFHYRLASRNEAYILVGLTVDYEKENREILQRMKKAGYYAMDVTHNELIKDHIRYMIGGKCQFAKNEIFYDFRFPEKAGALMRFLNNMKEKWNISAFHYRRHGGEFGRVFIGFEIPEGEKKEFEELLKKINYDYVDETKNIACRLFL; the protein is encoded by the coding sequence ATGGACGATATATTTAGACTCATATTAACGGCAAGGGTTTATGATATAGTAAAAGAGACGCCATTGGATTATGCGGCCAATCTATCAAAAAAGTTAAACAACAAAATACTACTAAAAAGAGAGGATTTGCAAGATGTCTTTTCATTCAAAATCCGCGGAGCCTATAATAAAATAGTTCACCTATCAGGGAATGAAAAGAAAAAGGGAGTAATAGCTGCAAGTGCCGGCAACCATGCCCAAGGTGTTGCGCTATCTGCCAAGAAACTCGGAATAAAGGCCGTTATTGTAATGCCAGAGACAACACCACAAATAAAGGTAAATGCCGTAAAAAGACACGGAGCAGAGGTTGTTTTAAAGGGGGATAATTACTCAGAAGCCTATGAGTATTGCAAAACCCTCATAAGAGAAACCGGTCTTGTGTATATACCTCCATTCGACGATGAGCTGGTAATAGCAGGACAAGGCACCATAGGTCATGAGATAATAAGACAAACAACAAAGGAAGATGTATACGCCATTTTTGTTCCTGTAGGAGGCGGTGGTTTAATAGCCGGCATTGCAACCTTTATAAAAAATGTCTACCCAAACATAAAAATAATTGGTGTTGAGCCAACAGAAAGCAATGCTATGTATCTATCACTAAAGGAAAATCACAGAATAGTGCTTGATAGGGTTGGAATATTCGCAGATGGTGTAGCTGTAAAAGAGGTTGGCGAATTGACATTTGAAAAAGCAAAACAGTACGTAGATGAAGTAATCTTGGTTAATGTAGATGAGATAGCATCAAGCATAAAAGACATTTACTATGATACAAGGAATATAGTAGAACCAGCAGGTGCTTTGGCCGTCGCGGGGATAAAAAAATACATAAAAGAACACAACCTAAAGAACAAAACTTTCATTGCAATAAATTCAGGCGCAAACATGAATTTTGATAGGCTTAGTTACGTTGCGGAAAGGGCTGTAATAGGAGAACATCAAGAGGCATTATATGCTGTAAAGATACCTGAGGAACCGGGTGAGTTTAAAAAATTCTGTCAAACGGTAGTACAAGACAAAAATGTCTCAGAATTCCACTACAGGCTCGCAAGCAGGAATGAGGCCTACATACTGGTGGGCTTGACAGTGGATTACGAAAAGGAGAACAGAGAAATCTTACAAAGAATGAAAAAGGCTGGATATTACGCCATGGATGTAACGCATAATGAGTTAATAAAAGACCACATTAGATATATGATAGGTGGAAAATGCCAATTTGCAAAAAATGAGATATTTTATGATTTCAGATTCCCAGAAAAAGCAGGCGCGTTAATGAGATTCTTAAATAATATGAAGGAGAAATGGAACATATCAGCATTTCATTACAGAAGGCACGGCGGTGAATTTGGAAGGGTGTTTATTGGATTTGAGATACCCGAGGGTGAGAAAAAAGAATTTGAGGAGTTATTAAAGAAAATAAACTACGACTATGTAGATGAAACCAAAAATATTGCATGCAGGCTCTTTTTGTAA
- a CDS encoding glutaredoxin family protein translates to MAEKTQKKQPRVVVFSTPSCPWCTRVKSYLKQNGIKFKDVDVSRDRRAAEDMVKRTGQTGVPVVLIGSRAVVGFDKVKIDKYLGLR, encoded by the coding sequence ATGGCAGAAAAAACACAGAAAAAACAGCCAAGAGTGGTGGTGTTTTCCACACCATCATGCCCGTGGTGCACAAGGGTCAAATCATACCTGAAACAAAACGGTATAAAGTTTAAAGATGTGGATGTATCAAGAGACAGAAGGGCAGCAGAAGACATGGTTAAAAGAACCGGTCAGACCGGCGTTCCAGTGGTTCTCATAGGCTCAAGGGCTGTGGTTGGGTTTGATAAGGTCAAAATAGACAAATATCTGGGTTTGAGGTAG